The following proteins come from a genomic window of Pseudomonas sp. Z8(2022):
- the choX gene encoding choline ABC transporter substrate-binding protein — translation MNRLNALLLATALSSAANVWAEDAACSTVKLGDPGWSDIAVTNGIASFLLDGLGYKAESQTLAVPIIFAGLQKGQVDVFLGNWMPAQQSNYDKFVPSGEVDKLAQNLEGTEYTLAVPTYAYEAGVKTFADLDKHADKFGKKLYGIASGSPANESIRQMIAADEFGLGDWQLVESSEQAMLVQVGRAVKRDQFVVFLGWTPHPMNVQYDMQYLKGGEKYFGDSGQVNTLARKGYAEQCPNVGKLLSQLRFTQDMENSIMDQVLSKQASNDAAIKAWLKANPQVLDGWLQGVTTRDGGDGVAAVKARL, via the coding sequence ATGAACCGATTGAATGCGCTGTTACTCGCCACCGCGCTCAGCAGCGCCGCAAATGTCTGGGCCGAGGATGCAGCCTGCAGCACGGTCAAGCTGGGTGATCCGGGCTGGAGCGACATCGCCGTGACCAACGGCATCGCCAGCTTCCTGCTCGACGGCCTGGGCTACAAGGCGGAAAGCCAGACCCTGGCCGTGCCGATCATCTTCGCCGGGCTGCAGAAGGGCCAGGTCGACGTCTTCCTCGGCAACTGGATGCCGGCGCAACAGAGCAACTACGACAAGTTCGTCCCCAGCGGTGAGGTCGACAAGCTGGCGCAGAACCTCGAAGGCACCGAGTACACCCTGGCCGTACCGACCTATGCCTATGAGGCCGGGGTGAAGACCTTCGCCGACCTCGACAAGCACGCCGACAAGTTCGGCAAGAAGCTTTACGGCATCGCTTCCGGCTCGCCGGCCAATGAGTCGATCAGGCAGATGATTGCCGCCGACGAGTTCGGCCTGGGCGACTGGCAACTGGTGGAGTCCAGCGAGCAGGCGATGCTGGTGCAGGTGGGCCGAGCGGTGAAGCGCGATCAGTTCGTGGTGTTTCTCGGCTGGACGCCGCACCCGATGAACGTGCAGTACGACATGCAGTACCTCAAGGGCGGCGAGAAGTATTTCGGCGACAGTGGCCAGGTCAATACCCTGGCGCGCAAGGGCTATGCCGAGCAGTGCCCGAACGTCGGCAAGCTCCTGAGCCAGTTGCGCTTCACCCAGGACATGGAGAACAGCATCATGGACCAAGTACTGAGCAAGCAGGCCAGCAACGACGCCGCGATCAAGGCCTGGCTCAAGGCCAACCCGCAGGTGCTCGATGGCTGGTTGCAAGGCGTCACCACCCGCGACGGCGGCGACGGCGTGGCTGCCGTGAAGGCGCGACTTTGA
- the betC gene encoding choline-sulfatase, with protein MKRPNILFIMADQLAAPILPLHDAASPVQMPNLMKLAEQAVVFDSAYCNSPLCAPSRFTLVSGRLPSKIGAYDNAADFPADVPTYAHYLRRLGYRTALSGKMHFCGPDQLHGYEERLTSDIYPADYGWAVNWDAPDVRASWYHNMSSVLQAGPCVRSNQLDFDEEVVFKARQYLYDHVRMTPEQPFCLTVSMTHPHDPYTIPREYWDRYEDVDIPMPHQHIEQAEQDPHSQRLLKVIDLWDKPLPEDKIRDARRAYFGACSYIDDNIGKLLKTLEECGLAEDTLIVFSGDHGDMLGERGLWYKMHWFEMSARVPLLVHAPKRFAAHRVSQSVSTLDLLPTLVELAGGQVDAGLELEGRSLLPHLKGEGGHNEVLGEYMAEGTLSPLMMIRRGPWKFVYSEQDPLLLFNLDSDPQERHNLADCSEHKGILAGFLAEARERWDVPAIHAATLASQRRRRLVAEALSQGKRTSWDHQPWVDASQQYMRNHIDLDDLERRARFPQV; from the coding sequence ATGAAGCGCCCGAACATCCTTTTCATCATGGCCGACCAGTTGGCCGCGCCGATCCTGCCGCTGCACGATGCCGCCTCGCCGGTGCAGATGCCCAACCTGATGAAACTGGCCGAGCAGGCCGTGGTGTTCGACTCGGCCTACTGCAACAGCCCACTCTGTGCGCCGTCGCGCTTCACTCTGGTCAGCGGCCGGCTGCCGTCGAAGATAGGCGCCTATGACAATGCCGCCGATTTTCCGGCCGACGTGCCGACCTACGCCCACTACCTGCGCCGCCTCGGCTACCGCACGGCGCTGTCGGGCAAGATGCACTTCTGCGGCCCGGACCAGTTGCACGGTTACGAGGAGCGTCTGACCAGCGACATCTACCCGGCCGACTACGGCTGGGCGGTGAACTGGGACGCGCCGGACGTGCGCGCCAGCTGGTACCACAACATGTCCTCGGTGCTGCAGGCCGGCCCCTGCGTGCGCAGCAACCAGCTGGACTTCGATGAGGAGGTGGTGTTCAAGGCCCGCCAGTATCTCTACGACCACGTCCGCATGACACCCGAGCAGCCGTTCTGCCTGACCGTATCGATGACCCACCCGCACGACCCTTACACCATTCCCCGTGAATACTGGGATCGCTACGAAGATGTGGACATTCCCATGCCACATCAGCACATCGAGCAGGCCGAGCAGGATCCGCACTCGCAACGCCTGCTCAAGGTCATCGACCTGTGGGACAAGCCGTTACCCGAGGATAAGATCCGCGACGCCCGCCGCGCCTATTTCGGCGCCTGCAGCTATATCGACGACAACATCGGCAAGCTGCTGAAGACGCTGGAAGAATGCGGTCTGGCCGAAGACACCCTGATCGTCTTCTCCGGCGACCACGGCGACATGCTTGGCGAACGTGGCCTCTGGTACAAGATGCACTGGTTCGAGATGTCGGCCCGCGTGCCGCTGCTGGTGCATGCACCGAAGCGCTTCGCCGCGCATCGGGTCAGCCAGTCGGTCTCCACCCTCGATCTGCTGCCGACCCTGGTGGAACTCGCCGGTGGCCAGGTCGATGCCGGCCTGGAGCTGGAAGGCCGCTCACTGCTGCCGCATCTCAAGGGTGAAGGCGGCCATAACGAAGTGCTCGGCGAATACATGGCCGAAGGCACGCTCAGCCCGCTGATGATGATCCGCCGCGGCCCATGGAAATTCGTCTACTCCGAGCAGGACCCGCTGCTGCTGTTCAACCTCGACAGCGACCCGCAGGAACGCCACAACCTGGCCGACTGCAGCGAGCACAAGGGCATCCTCGCCGGCTTCCTCGCCGAGGCCCGCGAGCGCTGGGACGTTCCGGCGATCCACGCCGCCACCCTGGCCAGCCAGCGTCGCCGCCGACTGGTGGCCGAAGCGCTGAGCCAGGGCAAGCGAACCAGCTGGGATCACCAGCCCTGGGTCGACGCCAGCCAGCAGTACATGCGCAACCACATCGACCTCGACGATCTGGAGCGCCGCGCCCGTTTCCCTCAGGTATGA
- a CDS encoding choline sulfate utilization transcriptional regulator, whose product MFKAFDGVSLDALRVFESAARQLSFTAAANELGSSQPAISQQIKRLEQQLATRLFDRVYRGIVLTEAGELLLGHVQEGLTALDAGLAAVTARQQHEVLQVATDFAFAAYWLMPRLQRFNRLYPEVDVSLITSERDPATVPSDIDVAIRFGDGRFKHGEAHLLFREEVFPVCSPRLLGERQPPLPTKVLTELPLLHLRPEHRSRWFEWEGLFRVLGIASPPTPGALRFDNYTLLIQAAIAGQGVAIGWRHLVDELLAQGLLCRLGDAEAYSALGYYLVLPERKRRQRLTARFVDWLQAELNSPAASV is encoded by the coding sequence ATGTTTAAAGCCTTCGATGGGGTGTCGCTCGACGCGCTGCGGGTGTTCGAGTCGGCGGCGCGCCAGCTCAGTTTCACCGCTGCCGCCAACGAGCTGGGCAGCAGCCAGCCGGCCATCAGCCAGCAGATCAAGCGCCTCGAGCAGCAACTGGCCACGCGCCTGTTCGACCGCGTCTATCGCGGCATTGTCCTGACGGAGGCTGGCGAACTGTTGCTAGGCCATGTGCAGGAAGGGCTGACAGCCCTCGATGCGGGCCTGGCGGCGGTCACCGCGCGGCAGCAGCACGAAGTCCTGCAGGTGGCCACCGACTTCGCCTTCGCCGCCTACTGGCTGATGCCGCGCCTGCAGCGCTTCAATCGCCTGTACCCGGAGGTGGACGTCAGCCTGATCACCAGCGAGCGTGACCCGGCCACGGTGCCCAGTGACATCGACGTGGCGATCCGCTTCGGTGACGGTCGCTTCAAGCATGGCGAGGCGCATCTGCTGTTTCGCGAAGAGGTTTTCCCGGTGTGCAGCCCGCGCCTGCTCGGCGAGCGTCAGCCTCCGCTGCCGACCAAGGTGCTGACCGAGCTGCCGCTGCTGCACCTGCGCCCGGAACACCGCTCACGCTGGTTCGAATGGGAGGGACTGTTCCGTGTCCTCGGCATCGCCAGCCCGCCGACACCAGGTGCCCTGCGCTTCGATAACTACACGCTGTTGATCCAGGCCGCCATCGCAGGGCAAGGTGTGGCCATCGGCTGGCGCCATCTGGTGGATGAACTTCTCGCTCAGGGACTGCTCTGTCGTCTGGGTGACGCTGAAGCATATTCGGCGCTTGGCTATTACCTGGTGCTGCCCGAGCGCAAGCGTCGCCAGCGCCTGACCGCGCGTTTCGTCGACTGGCTGCAGGCCGAACTGAATTCTCCGGCAGCGAGCGTTTGA
- the pbpG gene encoding D-alanyl-D-alanine endopeptidase produces the protein MKLRHSILGLLLCGSLVVSNLQAAPAQPKQELAAGSALLIDLKTGQELYSSNPDLRLPVASVTKLMTAMVVLDAKLSLDEVLPITIRDTKEMQGVFSRVRIGSEITRREMLHLALMSSENRAAASLAHHYPGGHAAFVAAMNAKARALGMHNSHFVEPTGLSEQNVATARDLALMVKAANQYPLIHQFSTDSEATVAFRKPNYTLGFRNTNALVRKADWNIDLSKTGFTNAAGRCLVMATTIANRPVAFVVLGAFGKYTHMADANRLKRWMETGKITPVPAAALSYKQQKLAEWSLQAAQ, from the coding sequence GTGAAACTCCGTCATTCGATATTGGGCCTGCTGCTGTGTGGCAGCCTTGTTGTTTCGAACCTCCAGGCCGCGCCGGCCCAGCCCAAGCAGGAGCTGGCCGCAGGTAGCGCCCTGCTGATCGATCTGAAGACCGGCCAGGAACTGTATTCCAGCAACCCGGACCTGCGCCTGCCGGTTGCCTCCGTCACCAAGCTGATGACCGCCATGGTGGTACTCGACGCCAAGCTGTCGCTGGACGAGGTGCTGCCGATCACCATCCGCGACACCAAGGAAATGCAGGGCGTGTTCTCCCGCGTGCGCATCGGCAGCGAGATCACCCGCCGCGAAATGCTGCACCTGGCGCTGATGTCCTCGGAGAACCGCGCGGCTGCCAGCCTCGCTCACCATTATCCGGGTGGCCACGCGGCCTTCGTCGCGGCGATGAACGCCAAGGCCAGGGCACTGGGCATGCACAACAGCCATTTCGTCGAGCCCACCGGCCTGTCCGAGCAGAATGTCGCCACTGCGCGCGACCTGGCGCTGATGGTCAAGGCGGCCAATCAGTACCCGCTGATCCACCAGTTCAGCACCGATTCCGAAGCCACCGTGGCCTTTCGCAAGCCCAACTACACACTGGGCTTTCGCAATACCAACGCTCTGGTGCGCAAGGCGGACTGGAACATCGACCTGAGCAAGACCGGCTTCACCAACGCCGCCGGTCGCTGCCTGGTGATGGCCACCACCATTGCCAACCGTCCGGTCGCCTTCGTGGTGCTCGGCGCCTTCGGCAAGTACACGCACATGGCCGACGCCAACCGCCTCAAGCGCTGGATGGAGACCGGCAAGATCACTCCTGTGCCGGCCGCCGCGCTCAGCTACAAGCAGCAGAAGCTGGCCGAATGGAGCCTGCAGGCCGCGCAGTGA